In Chryseobacterium shigense, the following proteins share a genomic window:
- a CDS encoding helix-turn-helix domain-containing protein, whose amino-acid sequence MTKEIMTTKTSHNENFGSIIEKLVQTEVTKYLTAYATELEKLSEIAISKAVLTVKDVAELLDMNERVIVQKINSGLIPAYKCKITNKFFVLKRELIKEITSGTHYKSISMMKAEVNKNFETQQFV is encoded by the coding sequence ATGACAAAAGAAATCATGACGACAAAAACCAGCCATAACGAAAATTTCGGTTCTATAATCGAAAAATTGGTGCAGACAGAAGTAACTAAATACTTAACTGCTTACGCAACAGAATTAGAAAAATTGAGTGAAATAGCTATCTCAAAAGCTGTCTTAACAGTAAAAGATGTTGCAGAACTTCTCGATATGAACGAGCGAGTAATAGTTCAAAAAATTAATTCAGGATTGATCCCTGCTTACAAATGCAAAATTACTAATAAGTTTTTTGTTTTGAAGCGTGAATTAATCAAAGAAATTACTTCAGGAACGCACTATAAGTCAATTTCAATGATGAAAGCTGAAGTAAATAAGAATTTTGAAACCCAACAATTTGTATAA
- a CDS encoding tyrosine-type recombinase/integrase, with protein sequence MSKKVTVLKKLVKGNKSNLSLNFYPPVFNRKTGKKTRYEKTSYFIYNEFQSEIIYYTDANGKKQSKIEIVKDKKGYPKKITLTPAQKHHNRETNEMIELYRAKRFKEVISPDIYTEAELKSFKLTENKKKIFTEYFKEKAENATKSAGAWSASYGYFSKYYGNKLFSDIDKVLIEDFKNKLLNSFQLRSKKHKLKRNSAASYFIRFIQVLEMAYEENYLSENFKGRIEWIEEEEVMKNFLTIDECKILFATEFPDEVLKKYCVFALLTGLRYSDISNLKWGDVVRRHDTDFIDFRMKKTSAFQYHPISQEAINLMGDKQNRTDFVFERIAYHSLNDNLRKWLLKAEIEKKVTFHNFRTSYAVAQLEAGADIYLISKMLGHKNVSTTEIYAKIVDKRKISTINNIILGL encoded by the coding sequence ATGAGTAAAAAAGTAACAGTGCTAAAAAAACTTGTAAAAGGAAATAAGAGCAATCTTTCACTAAATTTTTATCCACCTGTTTTCAATCGAAAAACTGGAAAAAAGACTCGGTATGAAAAAACGAGTTATTTTATTTATAATGAATTTCAAAGTGAAATTATTTATTATACAGATGCAAATGGGAAGAAACAGTCAAAAATTGAAATTGTTAAAGATAAAAAAGGCTATCCGAAAAAAATAACATTAACTCCTGCTCAGAAACATCATAATAGGGAAACTAATGAAATGATTGAACTGTACAGAGCAAAGAGGTTTAAGGAAGTAATTAGTCCAGATATTTATACAGAAGCGGAGTTAAAAAGCTTCAAACTAACTGAAAATAAGAAGAAAATCTTTACAGAGTATTTTAAGGAAAAAGCAGAAAATGCAACAAAATCTGCGGGGGCATGGAGTGCTAGTTATGGGTATTTTTCTAAATATTATGGTAATAAGCTTTTTAGTGATATTGATAAAGTGTTGATTGAAGATTTTAAAAATAAGTTACTTAATTCCTTTCAATTAAGAAGTAAAAAACACAAATTGAAAAGGAATTCGGCGGCAAGCTATTTTATCAGATTTATTCAAGTCTTGGAAATGGCTTACGAAGAAAATTATCTTTCTGAAAACTTCAAAGGAAGAATCGAATGGATTGAAGAGGAAGAAGTGATGAAGAATTTTCTAACAATTGACGAGTGCAAAATCCTATTTGCTACTGAGTTTCCCGATGAAGTTTTAAAAAAATATTGTGTTTTTGCCCTTTTAACAGGTTTGAGATATTCGGATATATCAAATCTAAAATGGGGTGATGTTGTTAGAAGACATGATACAGATTTTATAGATTTCAGGATGAAGAAAACCTCAGCATTCCAATATCATCCTATCTCCCAAGAAGCGATAAATCTTATGGGAGATAAACAAAACAGGACTGACTTTGTTTTCGAAAGAATTGCTTATCATTCGCTAAATGACAATTTACGAAAATGGCTTTTAAAAGCAGAAATTGAGAAGAAAGTAACATTTCATAATTTCAGAACTTCTTATGCAGTAGCACAATTGGAAGCAGGAGCAGATATTTATCTAATTTCAAAAATGTTGGGACATAAAAACGTCAGTACTACGGAGATTTACGCAAAAATTGTTGATAAACGAAAGATAAGTACTATTAATAATATTATTTTAGGGTTATGA
- a CDS encoding helix-turn-helix domain-containing protein: MEVNKICQFCGNRFVAKKTTTKCCSDDCAKKFYKKRKRDEKIQASDKDLEVQIKGYDIEEIQKKDYLSIKEVMLLLNISRTSIYRMLKDGRLSKLEGFKSVRIRKIDLDVLFSQKAENKEEKQYNLPYFCDDNYYTINEVLDAFKVSSGSFYHLCKKHNIPKIQKGKNVYVPKNLVNTIFNNE, from the coding sequence ATGGAAGTCAATAAAATTTGTCAATTCTGCGGAAATAGGTTTGTAGCTAAAAAGACTACAACAAAATGCTGTTCCGATGACTGTGCTAAGAAATTCTACAAAAAGAGAAAGCGTGATGAAAAGATTCAGGCGAGTGATAAGGATTTAGAAGTACAAATTAAAGGTTATGATATTGAAGAAATCCAAAAGAAAGATTACTTATCCATCAAAGAAGTTATGCTTTTACTCAATATTAGTAGAACATCAATTTATCGAATGTTAAAAGATGGCAGATTAAGCAAATTAGAAGGCTTTAAATCGGTTAGGATTAGGAAAATCGACTTAGATGTACTCTTTAGTCAAAAAGCCGAAAATAAAGAAGAAAAACAATATAATTTACCATATTTCTGTGATGATAATTATTACACGATTAACGAAGTCTTAGACGCATTTAAAGTGAGTTCAGGTTCATTTTATCATTTATGTAAAAAACATAATATTCCGAAAATTCAAAAAGGTAAAAATGTGTATGTCCCCAAAAACTTAGTAAATACAATTTTCAATAATGAGTAA
- the mnmE gene encoding tRNA uridine-5-carboxymethylaminomethyl(34) synthesis GTPase MnmE — protein MNNDTICALATANGVGALGIIRVSGDDALPVVQKSFPSKKLEKQKSHTIHYGYFMDDEEAVDEVMLSIFLAPKSFTTENSVEIAFHGSPHIGKRILETLIKNGARMAKAGEFTLRAFINGRIDLSQAEAIADVIASENEASRKVAINQLKGGITNEISILRTDLLNFVSLIELELDFAEEDVEFADRSALNGLLDKIELKLDSLIDSFQYGNAIKNGTAVAIIGKPNAGKSTLLNALLKEERAIVSNIAGTTRDTIEEVLHIKGHAFRLIDTAGLRETADEIEAIGVKKAKEKVENANILVYLADAATEDYSEDIEMIRSLQRDDLKLIICATKIDEVLPPKYEAVEDIFRNEIAQDFDFIRISAVENQNIQDLKNELSSYVEQLKSQENNVVITNQRHFEALRKSLEATHKVKEAITFQISTELLAYELRNALEHLGEISGEVTNDEVLGNIFSKFCIGK, from the coding sequence ATGAATAACGATACGATTTGTGCACTGGCAACAGCCAACGGAGTAGGAGCTTTAGGGATTATAAGAGTTTCAGGAGATGATGCTTTACCTGTAGTTCAGAAAAGTTTTCCGTCTAAGAAGCTGGAAAAGCAAAAATCCCATACCATCCATTACGGTTATTTTATGGATGACGAAGAAGCTGTTGATGAAGTGATGCTTTCTATCTTCCTTGCTCCGAAAAGCTTTACTACAGAAAACTCTGTGGAAATTGCTTTTCACGGCTCACCGCATATCGGAAAACGAATTCTGGAGACTCTGATTAAAAACGGGGCAAGAATGGCTAAAGCAGGGGAATTTACCCTTCGTGCATTTATCAACGGAAGAATAGATCTTTCACAGGCAGAAGCCATTGCAGATGTCATCGCTTCTGAAAATGAAGCATCCAGAAAAGTAGCCATTAATCAGCTTAAAGGGGGAATTACCAATGAAATATCAATATTGAGAACAGATCTTCTGAATTTTGTTTCCCTGATCGAACTTGAACTGGATTTTGCGGAAGAAGATGTGGAGTTTGCAGACAGATCAGCTCTTAACGGCCTGTTAGATAAGATAGAATTGAAACTGGATTCACTTATAGATAGCTTCCAATACGGAAATGCTATCAAAAATGGAACTGCTGTTGCCATCATCGGAAAACCGAATGCCGGGAAATCTACCTTATTGAATGCCCTATTAAAGGAAGAAAGAGCAATCGTTAGTAACATTGCAGGAACTACGAGAGATACCATTGAAGAAGTGCTGCACATCAAAGGTCATGCATTCCGTTTAATTGATACTGCCGGACTTCGTGAAACAGCAGATGAAATTGAAGCTATCGGGGTAAAAAAAGCAAAAGAAAAAGTAGAAAATGCCAATATTCTTGTATATCTGGCAGATGCTGCCACAGAAGATTATTCGGAAGATATTGAAATGATCAGATCCCTTCAGAGAGATGACCTTAAACTGATTATCTGTGCTACAAAAATTGATGAAGTACTTCCTCCGAAATATGAGGCAGTAGAAGACATTTTCAGAAATGAAATTGCCCAGGATTTTGATTTTATCAGAATATCTGCCGTAGAAAACCAAAACATCCAGGATCTTAAAAACGAACTGTCTTCTTATGTAGAACAGTTAAAGTCCCAGGAAAATAATGTGGTGATTACCAATCAAAGACACTTTGAAGCTCTCCGGAAATCTTTGGAAGCAACTCATAAAGTAAAAGAAGCTATTACTTTCCAGATTTCCACAGAATTGTTAGCCTATGAATTAAGAAATGCATTGGAACATCTTGGTGAAATTTCAGGTGAGGTGACTAATGATGAGGTTTTGGGGAATATTTTTTCTAAGTTTTGTATCGGAAAGTAG
- a CDS encoding NAD(P)H-dependent oxidoreductase: MKKIAIINGHPNKNSFNFGITESYKKEAEKSGAEVKEIIIAELKFDPILHFGYQKRMELEPDLLNAWEIIQWADHLVWIHPVWWGGMPALMKGFIDRLFLPGFAYQYRENSVWWDKLLKGKTGHIITTLDQPGWYYWFIYGRPSVNQLKRSTLGFCGIKPVKTTYIGIIRNSTEIQRAKWLQKVGELGRKQK; the protein is encoded by the coding sequence ATGAAAAAAATAGCCATTATCAACGGACATCCCAATAAAAATTCCTTTAATTTCGGAATTACAGAGTCTTACAAAAAAGAGGCAGAAAAATCGGGAGCTGAAGTAAAAGAAATTATAATAGCTGAACTTAAATTTGATCCCATTCTGCATTTTGGATACCAAAAAAGAATGGAATTGGAGCCAGATCTGCTGAATGCCTGGGAAATCATACAGTGGGCAGATCATCTGGTATGGATTCATCCTGTGTGGTGGGGCGGTATGCCTGCACTGATGAAAGGTTTTATTGATCGGCTTTTTCTTCCTGGGTTCGCTTATCAGTACAGGGAAAATTCGGTTTGGTGGGATAAACTGTTGAAAGGAAAAACAGGCCACATCATTACAACGCTTGATCAGCCGGGATGGTATTATTGGTTTATTTATGGGAGGCCAAGCGTTAATCAGCTGAAAAGATCAACCCTGGGATTTTGTGGTATAAAACCGGTGAAAACTACTTATATAGGCATTATCAGAAATTCTACGGAAATACAGCGTGCAAAATGGCTTCAGAAAGTAGGAGAACTGGGAAGAAAGCAGAAATAA
- a CDS encoding aminopeptidase P family protein codes for MTSKDKVAALREEMQKNNVDAFIIYSADPHMSEYLPEEWQERAWLSGFLGSAGFVVITKDKAGLWTDGRYFTQAAIELEGSGIDLFKDGMEGTPNYIDWIISEIPAGGKVAVNAVATSNTNWELLSQKLQSKNITLADLPLLKEIWKDRGTPSKNPVFVHPVERAGKSVADKLGAIRQKMEEQEATVHIVSSLDDVAWTLNLRGSDVQSNPVFLGYIVITKNDAVLFTGLEKLEVGARKQMDDSFVKMMPYEEFYSYLKIFKNEKVLVSPNTNQMIFETLKENNQFIKAPVPGNLMKAQKNEAELEGFRTVMVRDGVAMVKFLYWLIHNAGKETMNEYSIGEKLRSFRAEGENFVGESFGSIIGYKDNGAIMHYSAKSEGSKEVTNDASILVDSGGQYLEGTTDITRTFALGAVSDEFKRNSTLVLQGMIRLSMVKFPKGTKGVHLDAIARLPLWMEGKDFNHGTGHGVGSFMNVHEGPQNIRKDMNPQDLLPGMVCSNEPGYYLEGEYGIRHENLIAVKEAEKTIHGTFYEFETLTFCPFFKDTIVKEILSKEEIQWLNDYHRTCEQKIGPYLEGDVKAWFLELVSPF; via the coding sequence ATGACTTCAAAGGACAAAGTGGCTGCGCTTCGTGAAGAAATGCAGAAAAATAATGTTGATGCATTTATAATATATTCTGCAGACCCGCATATGAGTGAGTATTTGCCGGAAGAATGGCAGGAGAGAGCATGGCTTTCCGGGTTTCTGGGATCTGCAGGTTTTGTGGTAATTACAAAAGACAAAGCAGGTCTGTGGACGGACGGAAGATATTTTACCCAGGCTGCTATAGAGCTGGAAGGCTCAGGAATAGATCTTTTCAAAGACGGAATGGAAGGCACACCCAATTATATAGACTGGATTATTTCAGAAATTCCTGCCGGAGGAAAAGTGGCTGTTAATGCTGTTGCCACTTCAAATACCAATTGGGAACTGCTGTCGCAAAAGCTGCAGTCGAAAAATATAACTCTGGCAGACCTTCCATTATTAAAAGAGATATGGAAAGACAGAGGTACTCCTTCTAAAAATCCGGTTTTCGTGCATCCTGTAGAAAGAGCCGGAAAATCAGTTGCGGATAAACTGGGAGCAATCCGTCAGAAAATGGAAGAGCAGGAAGCTACCGTTCATATTGTTTCCAGTCTTGATGACGTAGCATGGACACTGAATTTAAGAGGAAGTGATGTACAAAGCAATCCTGTATTTTTAGGATACATCGTCATCACCAAAAATGATGCAGTACTTTTTACCGGCCTTGAAAAGCTGGAAGTAGGTGCCAGAAAGCAGATGGACGATTCTTTTGTGAAAATGATGCCTTACGAAGAATTTTACAGCTATCTGAAAATATTCAAAAACGAAAAAGTTCTGGTTTCCCCGAACACTAACCAGATGATTTTTGAAACGTTAAAAGAAAACAATCAGTTTATAAAGGCGCCGGTTCCCGGTAATCTAATGAAAGCCCAGAAAAATGAAGCTGAGCTGGAAGGATTCAGGACAGTAATGGTAAGAGATGGCGTTGCCATGGTGAAATTCCTTTACTGGCTTATTCATAACGCAGGAAAAGAAACCATGAATGAATATTCTATCGGTGAAAAACTGAGAAGCTTCCGTGCAGAAGGAGAAAACTTTGTAGGAGAAAGCTTTGGAAGCATTATAGGATATAAGGATAACGGTGCTATCATGCATTATTCCGCAAAAAGTGAAGGCAGCAAAGAGGTTACGAACGATGCCAGTATCCTTGTGGATTCAGGAGGACAGTATCTGGAAGGAACAACTGATATTACAAGAACCTTTGCTCTGGGAGCTGTTTCTGATGAATTCAAAAGAAATTCAACGTTGGTGCTTCAGGGAATGATCCGTTTGTCAATGGTAAAATTCCCGAAAGGGACAAAAGGTGTTCACCTTGATGCTATTGCAAGACTTCCTTTATGGATGGAAGGCAAAGATTTCAACCACGGGACAGGTCATGGTGTAGGAAGTTTTATGAATGTTCATGAAGGACCTCAGAATATCAGAAAAGATATGAATCCCCAGGACCTTCTGCCGGGAATGGTATGTTCCAATGAGCCGGGATATTATCTGGAAGGAGAATACGGAATCCGTCACGAAAACCTGATTGCCGTAAAAGAAGCGGAAAAAACAATTCACGGAACCTTCTATGAATTCGAGACACTTACATTCTGCCCGTTCTTTAAAGATACTATCGTAAAAGAAATTCTTTCAAAAGAAGAGATTCAGTGGCTGAATGATTACCACAGAACATGCGAACAAAAGATAGGCCCGTACCTTGAAGGAGATGTTAAAGCATGGTTCCTTGAATTGGTAAGTCCATTTTAA
- a CDS encoding DUF6526 family protein, which produces MKAQNYKNHRKFYPPHHFIYLPILILLEIYGIYKIWDDTEHQLTWILFSIVIFLLFYLAFMTRQHYALGLQNRIIKLEFKQRYFEISGQRSDEITDKLRFDQIAALRFAYDDEFKELLYRAIHENISGDEIKRSIKNWRADQERV; this is translated from the coding sequence ATGAAAGCACAGAATTATAAAAACCACAGAAAATTTTACCCCCCTCATCATTTCATTTACCTCCCGATATTAATATTACTAGAAATTTATGGGATTTATAAGATATGGGATGATACGGAACATCAATTAACCTGGATATTGTTTTCTATTGTAATATTCCTGCTTTTCTATCTTGCTTTTATGACAAGGCAGCATTATGCGCTGGGACTCCAGAACCGTATAATAAAGCTTGAATTTAAACAGAGATATTTTGAAATTTCCGGACAGAGATCTGATGAAATTACTGATAAGTTAAGATTTGACCAGATTGCAGCTTTAAGATTTGCTTATGACGATGAATTCAAAGAGCTTTTATACAGGGCAATTCACGAGAATATTTCAGGAGATGAGATTAAGCGTTCTATCAAAAACTGGAGAGCAGACCAGGAAAGAGTCTAA
- a CDS encoding phosphatidate cytidylyltransferase, translating into MRKLTLYSITIFTLLTLTSCEAVETIFKAGMWWGIILVVAVVVILFLIFSRGKNS; encoded by the coding sequence ATGAGAAAATTGACCTTATACAGTATAACCATATTCACTTTGTTAACCTTAACAAGCTGTGAAGCAGTAGAAACTATTTTTAAGGCTGGAATGTGGTGGGGAATTATCCTGGTCGTTGCAGTTGTAGTCATCCTTTTTCTGATCTTTTCGAGGGGTAAAAACTCTTAA
- a CDS encoding DNA topoisomerase IB, with translation MEKNTDLEIISHLKPSKIVKIMKDPEASAKAVHLVYTTDAETEGITRKKTGKKYSYYKDGEKLKDKDEITRINKLVIPPAWENVWICALDNGHLQATGFDVKHRKQYRYHPLWSALRNHTKFYRMLQFGYALPEIRLHVEQDLALRNFEKRKILALIVSLMQHTNIRIGNNAYEKLYGSFGLTTLKDKHVKIKGQKITFSFKGKKGIMHTIDLRSRRLSKLVQKCRDIPGKELFQYFDEEGNRHSVDSGMVNEYIKEISGEDFTAKDFRTWSGTVSALIAFKEIGYAESNSEYKKKVKEALEIVAEHLGNTSTVCRKYYVHPLVINLYENNTIKKYLDELEQIEENDGKAGLTQEEKLVLKILEKEKLQ, from the coding sequence ATGGAGAAGAATACTGATCTGGAAATTATTTCCCACTTGAAGCCTTCAAAGATTGTGAAGATCATGAAGGATCCTGAGGCCTCCGCAAAGGCGGTACATCTTGTATATACCACCGATGCGGAAACTGAAGGGATTACGAGGAAAAAAACCGGAAAAAAGTATTCTTATTATAAAGACGGCGAAAAACTTAAGGACAAAGACGAAATTACCAGAATCAATAAGCTTGTCATCCCTCCCGCCTGGGAAAATGTCTGGATCTGTGCTTTGGATAATGGCCATCTTCAGGCTACGGGTTTTGATGTAAAACACAGAAAACAGTATCGCTATCATCCTTTATGGAGCGCTCTGAGGAATCATACCAAATTTTACAGAATGCTTCAGTTCGGATATGCCCTCCCTGAAATCCGGCTTCATGTGGAGCAGGACCTTGCCTTACGAAATTTTGAGAAAAGGAAAATTCTGGCATTAATTGTTAGTTTAATGCAGCATACCAATATCCGTATTGGTAACAATGCGTATGAAAAGCTGTACGGCTCTTTCGGGTTAACAACTTTAAAGGACAAGCATGTAAAAATTAAAGGTCAAAAGATTACTTTTTCATTTAAAGGTAAAAAAGGCATCATGCATACTATTGACCTGAGGAGCAGAAGACTTTCAAAACTTGTGCAAAAATGCAGGGATATTCCCGGCAAAGAGCTTTTCCAGTATTTTGATGAGGAAGGAAACCGTCATTCGGTAGATTCAGGAATGGTAAATGAATACATTAAGGAAATAAGCGGAGAAGATTTCACAGCTAAAGATTTCAGAACATGGTCGGGAACCGTAAGTGCCCTGATTGCCTTTAAAGAGATAGGCTATGCCGAAAGCAACAGCGAATATAAAAAGAAAGTGAAAGAAGCTTTAGAGATTGTAGCCGAACATCTGGGGAACACCAGTACAGTGTGCAGAAAATATTATGTACATCCCCTGGTAATCAATCTTTATGAAAATAATACGATCAAAAAATACTTGGATGAGCTCGAACAAATTGAGGAAAATGACGGAAAAGCAGGCCTGACCCAGGAAGAAAAACTTGTGCTGAAAATCCTGGAAAAAGAAAAGTTGCAGTGA
- the pruA gene encoding L-glutamate gamma-semialdehyde dehydrogenase — MSKAISQVPFAVNEPVNSYVPGSPEVKSLIATYKKMWAEKTEIPMIINGKEVKTNEKVQLQSPQDHAHDFGFYYKGTMQHVDDAINAALAAKKEWNELGWEHRAAIFLKAADLLAGPYRDVINAATMIGQSKNVHQAEIDSACEFIDFLRFNVEFMTEMYSEQPVSDSGIWNRVEYRPLEGFCFAVTPFNFTAISGNLPTCMAMLGNVVVWKPSDKQVYSAKVIMDVLIEAGLPAGVINMIFTDGKETAEKVLAHPDFAGLHFTGSTKVFQGMWKMIGDNIHNYRTYPRIVGETGGKDFVIAHPSSNVEAVATALVRGSFEYQGQKCSAASRAYVPKSLWADVKKVMETQINSIKIGSPEDPSNFVNAVIDKNSFEKCKGYIDRANASGEAKVAIGGKVDDSKGWFVHPTVIETTNPHYESMVEEIFGPILSVYIYEDQDWKETLKLVDSTSPYSLTGSVFAQDRYAINEAFKALENASGNFYINDKPTGAVVGQQPFGGGRASGTNDKAGSKMNLLRWTSVRSIKETFVSPKDYKYPYLG; from the coding sequence ATGTCAAAAGCAATTTCGCAAGTACCATTTGCAGTAAACGAGCCGGTAAATTCTTATGTACCGGGATCTCCAGAAGTTAAAAGCCTTATCGCCACTTACAAAAAGATGTGGGCTGAAAAGACGGAAATCCCAATGATCATTAACGGAAAGGAGGTAAAAACCAACGAAAAAGTTCAGCTTCAGTCTCCTCAGGATCATGCTCACGATTTCGGATTTTACTATAAAGGTACCATGCAGCATGTAGATGACGCTATCAACGCGGCACTGGCAGCTAAAAAAGAATGGAACGAACTGGGCTGGGAACACCGTGCAGCTATTTTCCTGAAGGCAGCTGACCTTTTGGCCGGGCCTTACAGAGATGTGATCAACGCAGCAACGATGATCGGGCAGTCTAAAAATGTTCACCAGGCTGAAATTGATTCTGCATGTGAATTCATCGACTTCCTGAGATTCAATGTAGAATTCATGACTGAAATGTATTCTGAACAGCCGGTTTCCGACAGCGGAATCTGGAACCGTGTAGAGTACAGACCATTGGAAGGATTCTGTTTTGCAGTAACTCCGTTCAACTTTACTGCGATCTCCGGAAACTTACCTACATGTATGGCCATGCTTGGAAATGTTGTAGTCTGGAAGCCTTCCGACAAGCAGGTTTATTCTGCGAAAGTAATCATGGATGTATTAATTGAGGCGGGTCTTCCTGCAGGAGTTATCAACATGATATTCACAGATGGAAAAGAAACGGCTGAAAAAGTATTGGCACATCCTGATTTTGCAGGCCTTCACTTTACAGGTTCTACAAAAGTATTCCAGGGAATGTGGAAAATGATCGGTGATAATATCCATAATTACAGAACATACCCGAGAATCGTTGGGGAAACTGGTGGAAAAGACTTCGTAATCGCTCACCCTTCTTCTAATGTAGAAGCTGTAGCAACTGCTTTGGTAAGAGGTTCTTTTGAATACCAGGGGCAGAAATGTTCTGCGGCTTCAAGAGCTTATGTTCCTAAATCTCTTTGGGCTGACGTGAAAAAAGTAATGGAAACCCAGATAAATTCTATTAAAATAGGTTCTCCTGAAGATCCATCCAACTTCGTGAATGCGGTAATCGACAAGAATTCTTTCGAGAAATGTAAAGGTTATATCGACAGAGCGAATGCATCCGGTGAAGCTAAAGTAGCCATAGGTGGAAAAGTTGACGATTCTAAAGGATGGTTTGTACACCCAACTGTAATTGAAACAACCAATCCTCATTATGAAAGTATGGTTGAAGAGATTTTCGGCCCTATCTTATCTGTTTATATATATGAAGATCAGGACTGGAAAGAGACTTTAAAACTGGTAGATTCCACTTCTCCTTATTCGTTGACAGGTTCTGTTTTTGCACAAGACCGTTACGCAATTAATGAGGCTTTTAAAGCTTTAGAAAATGCTTCAGGTAACTTCTACATCAATGATAAACCGACTGGTGCGGTAGTAGGACAGCAGCCTTTCGGAGGTGGAAGAGCTTCAGGTACGAATGATAAGGCAGGTTCCAAGATGAACTTGTTGAGATGGACTTCCGTAAGAAGCATCAAAGAAACTTTTGTTTCTCCAAAAGATTATAAATATCCATACCTTGGATAG
- a CDS encoding cytochrome C551, which yields MRKFLIAAAGLGIIAVSCGTKESSMSSGNADSTAVNNTKTVIPTTTDSTKMTTDTTRIKIDSTATVPQTK from the coding sequence ATGAGAAAGTTTTTGATAGCAGCCGCAGGTTTAGGAATAATAGCTGTGAGCTGCGGGACCAAAGAATCTTCCATGTCATCCGGTAATGCTGATTCAACAGCAGTAAACAATACCAAAACCGTAATACCGACTACAACGGATTCTACAAAGATGACAACCGATACAACCAGGATTAAGATAGATTCAACGGCAACCGTGCCTCAGACTAAATAG